The genomic interval TATCAGTACTGGTGCGAGGAATGCGCACGCGCGCTGATCATAAAAGGCGACCCCATCGAGACCTACCGGGAGCTCGAGGGGGAGCCGATCTACGGGCGGCTCCTGGAGGAGCACTGCACCCTCAAGCGCTTCTACTCCTTCGCCACGGCCTGACCGCTTCCCCTCTTCCGGCGGGGGAAAACCGGTCGGACCGGAATCGATTTGGTGGACGGCCCGGGTGACCGGTACTGTTCTCGATGTCGCCAGGGAGACCGGGCGGCGCAACGAGGGGCTATAGCTCAGTTGGTAGAGCGCTTGCATGGCATGCAAGAGGTCAGGAGTTCAATTCTCCTTAGCTCCACAGTGAAGTGGGAACGGCGGGCCATCCGATGCGGATGGCCCGCCGTTCTGCGTGCGGAGGCCGACAACGCCTATTGCCCGGAAGGGGTCCGGCTCGGTGCGGTACCCTGACGCCATGCGTGCCGTAGCCCTTCTGCTTAGCGAGCCGCGCTGATCAGTCCCGACCGGTGAGAACGCCTGGTCGGCATCAGCGCGGCGTCCCCTCCTGTGCGAGGGGATTTTTCGTTTCCAAGGACGTGTGTCCGTAGACGTGGATGCCGGCAGATGACGATCGATGGAGCTTTGAGGATCATGAGCGAGACGAATTCCGCAGCGGACGCCGCTGCGCCGCACCGCTACACGGCAGCGATGGCCGCCGACATCGAGGCACGCTGGCAGGACTTCTGGGACGCCGAGGGCACGTACGAGGCGCCCAACCCGACCGGTGACCTGGCGGGCGACCCGGAGCTGGCCGCCCGGCCCAAGAAGTTCATCATGGACATGTTCCCGTACCCCTCCGGTGCGGGACTGCACGTCGGCCACCCGCTGGGCTACATCGCCACGGACGTCTTCGCCCGCCACCAGCGCATGACCGGGCACAACGTCCTGCACACCCTGGGCTTCGACGCCTTCGGCCTGCCGGCCGAGCAGTACGCCGTGCAGACCGGCACGCACCCGCGGGTCTCCACCGAGGCCAACATCGAGAACATGACGGCGCAGCTGCGCCGACTGGGCCTGGGCCACGACAAGCGCCGCTCGTTCGCCACGATCGAGTCCGAGTACTACAAGTGGACCCAGTGGATCTTCCTGCAGATCTTCAACTCCTGGTACGACACCGAGGCGGACCGCGCCCGGCCCATCGCCGAACTGGTCGCCCAGTTCGAGAGCGGCGAGCGCCCCACCCCCGACGGCCGTGACTGGTCCGCGCTGAGCGCCGCCGAGCGCGCCGACGTCCTGGGCGAGTACCGGCTGGCCTATGCCTCCGACGCGCCGGTCAACTGGTCGCCCGGCCTGGGCACCGTCCTGGCCAACGAGGAGGTCACCGCCGACGGCCGCTCCGAGCGCGGCAACTTCCCCGTCTTCAAGGCGAAGCTGCGCCAGTGGAACATGCGCATCACCGCCTACGCCGACCGGCTGCTGAACGACCTGGACGGGCTGGACTGGCCCGAGGCGATCAAGCTGCAGCAGCGCAACTGGATCGGCCGCTCCGAGGGCGCGCGGGTCGACTTCCCGGTCGACGGCGCGGGCAGCGTCACCGTCTTCACCACCCGCCAGGACACCCTGTTCGGCGCCACCTACATGGTGCTGGCGCCGGAGCACGAGCTGGTCGAGCGGATCATCCCCGCCGCCTGGCCCGAGGGCACCCACCCGGTCTGGACGGGCGGCCACGCCTCGCCGGCCGAGGCGGTCACCGCGTACCGCAAGCAGGCCGCCGCCAAGTCGGACGTGGAGCGGCAGGCCGAGGCCAAGGACAAGACCGGTGTCTTCACCGGCGCGTACGCCACCAACCCGGTCAGCGGCGAGCAGATCCCCGTCTTCATCGCCGACTACGTGCTGATGGGCTACGGCACCGGCGCGATCATGGCCGTCCCGGCGCACGACGCGCGGGACTTCGCGTTCGCGCGCGCCTTCGAGCTGCCGATGCGCTGCGTGGTCGAGCCGTCGGACGACCGCGGCACCGACGCCTCGACGTGGGAGGACGCCTTCGCCTCGTACGACGCGAAGCTGGTCAACTCCGCCAACGACGAGATCTCGCTGAACGGCCTGGGCGTCGCCGACGCCAAGGCCCGCATCACCGAGTGGCTGAAGGAGCACGGCGTCGGCGAGGGCACCGTCAACTTCCGGCTGCGCGACTGGCTGTTCAGCCGCCAGCGCTACTGGGGCGAGCCCTTCCCGATCGTGTACGACGAGGAGGGCATCGCCCACCCGCTGCCCGAGTCGATGCTGCCCCTGGAACTGCCCGAGGTGGACGACTACTCGCCGCGCACCTTCGACCCGGACGACGCCGACACCCAGCCCGAGACCCCGCTGTCGCGCAACGCCGAGTGGGTCAACGTCACGCTGGACCTGGGCGACGGCCCGAAGAAGTACCGCCGCGAGACCAACACCATGCCCAACTGGGCCGGTTCCTGCTGGTACGAGCTGCGCTACCTGGACCCGAACAACTCCGAGAAGCTGGTCGACCCGGCCATCGAGGAGTACTGGATGGGCCCGCGCGAGGGGCAGCCGACCGGCGGCGTCGACCTGTACGTGGGCGGTGCCGAGCACGCCGTACTGCACCTGCTGTACGCGCGCTTCTGGTCCAAGGTGCTGCACGACCTGGGCCACGTCTCCTCCGCCGAGCCGTTCCACAAGCTGTACAACCAGGGCATGATCCAGGCGTTCGTCTACCGGGACAGCCGCGGCATCGCCGTCCCGGCCGCCGAGGTCGAGGAGCGCGACGGGGCGTTCTACTACCAGGGCGAGAAGGTCTCCCGCGTCCTGGGCAAGATGGGCAAGTCCCTGAAGAACGCCGTCACGCCCGACGACGTCTGCGCCGAGTTCGGCGCGGACACGCTGCGCCTGTACGAGATGGCCATGGGCCCCCTGGACGTGTCGCGGCCCTGGGACACGCGTGCGGTCGTCGGTCAGTACCGGCTGCTGCAGCGGCTGTGGCGCAACATCGTCGACGAGGAGACCGGCGAGGTCACCGTGGTCGACTCCGAGCCCGGCGAGGACACGCTGCGCGCGCTGCACAAGGCCATCGACGGCGTCGGCGGCGACATGGCCGGCATGCGCTTCAACACGGCGATCGCCAAGGTCACCGAGCTGAACAACCACCTGACCAAGGCGGGCGGCCCGCTGCCCCGCCCGGTCGCCGAGGCCCTGGTACTGCTGGTGGCGCCGCTGGCCCCGCACATCGCCGAGGAGCTGTGGCACCGGCTGGGCCACACGGAGTCGGTCGTGCACCAGGACTTCCCGGTGGCCGACCCGGCGTACGTCGTGGACGA from Streptomyces drozdowiczii carries:
- the leuS gene encoding leucine--tRNA ligase, translating into MSETNSAADAAAPHRYTAAMAADIEARWQDFWDAEGTYEAPNPTGDLAGDPELAARPKKFIMDMFPYPSGAGLHVGHPLGYIATDVFARHQRMTGHNVLHTLGFDAFGLPAEQYAVQTGTHPRVSTEANIENMTAQLRRLGLGHDKRRSFATIESEYYKWTQWIFLQIFNSWYDTEADRARPIAELVAQFESGERPTPDGRDWSALSAAERADVLGEYRLAYASDAPVNWSPGLGTVLANEEVTADGRSERGNFPVFKAKLRQWNMRITAYADRLLNDLDGLDWPEAIKLQQRNWIGRSEGARVDFPVDGAGSVTVFTTRQDTLFGATYMVLAPEHELVERIIPAAWPEGTHPVWTGGHASPAEAVTAYRKQAAAKSDVERQAEAKDKTGVFTGAYATNPVSGEQIPVFIADYVLMGYGTGAIMAVPAHDARDFAFARAFELPMRCVVEPSDDRGTDASTWEDAFASYDAKLVNSANDEISLNGLGVADAKARITEWLKEHGVGEGTVNFRLRDWLFSRQRYWGEPFPIVYDEEGIAHPLPESMLPLELPEVDDYSPRTFDPDDADTQPETPLSRNAEWVNVTLDLGDGPKKYRRETNTMPNWAGSCWYELRYLDPNNSEKLVDPAIEEYWMGPREGQPTGGVDLYVGGAEHAVLHLLYARFWSKVLHDLGHVSSAEPFHKLYNQGMIQAFVYRDSRGIAVPAAEVEERDGAFYYQGEKVSRVLGKMGKSLKNAVTPDDVCAEFGADTLRLYEMAMGPLDVSRPWDTRAVVGQYRLLQRLWRNIVDEETGEVTVVDSEPGEDTLRALHKAIDGVGGDMAGMRFNTAIAKVTELNNHLTKAGGPLPRPVAEALVLLVAPLAPHIAEELWHRLGHTESVVHQDFPVADPAYVVDETVTCVVQVKGKVKARLEISPSITDAELEALALADPAVVAALGGAGIRKVIVRAPKLVNIVPA